Proteins found in one Bremerella volcania genomic segment:
- a CDS encoding nitroreductase family protein: MDTFDAIYGRRSIKHYHPEHELTDEEITKLMQAAIQSPTSFNIQHWRFVLVRDKETRQQLKAAAYNQAQVADASLLIVLTADMHAYKKEPERYWKDSPPEVGKKLVGMLVGLYDNQPQLQRDEAMRSMGIAAQTIMLAAKSMGYDTGALVGYDPDKVAEIINLPEDHVLGMMIVVGQATQGAWGKPGQLSLDDVIVHDKFSPES; the protein is encoded by the coding sequence ATGGATACCTTCGACGCCATCTACGGCCGCCGGTCGATCAAGCACTATCATCCCGAACACGAACTGACCGACGAAGAAATCACCAAGCTGATGCAGGCGGCGATTCAGTCCCCTACGTCGTTCAATATTCAGCACTGGCGGTTCGTGCTGGTTCGCGATAAAGAAACACGCCAGCAGCTCAAAGCGGCCGCCTATAACCAGGCCCAGGTCGCCGATGCGTCCCTGCTGATCGTGCTGACTGCCGACATGCATGCGTACAAGAAGGAGCCGGAGCGTTACTGGAAGGATTCTCCGCCGGAAGTGGGCAAGAAGCTAGTGGGGATGCTGGTCGGCTTGTACGACAACCAGCCGCAACTGCAACGCGACGAAGCGATGCGGTCGATGGGGATCGCCGCCCAGACGATCATGCTGGCCGCCAAGAGCATGGGTTACGATACCGGGGCGCTGGTTGGCTACGATCCAGACAAGGTCGCCGAGATCATCAACCTGCCCGAAGACCACGTGCTGGGCATGATGATCGTCGTCGGCCAGGCCACCCAAGGAGCCTGGGGCAAGCCGGGGCAACTATCGCTGGATGACGTGATCGTACACGACAAGTTTTCGCCGGAGAGCTAG
- a CDS encoding nucleotide pyrophosphohydrolase, whose protein sequence is MTHDEKRTSPVTDPPPSLQARINAISDDAATPVAQLRDMVSHFVAERDWHQFHAPKNISMALAIEAAELMEHFQWITVEASRADMEADKRAAIGEEIADVMCYAMALCNEMGFDVATLMREKMKKNVAKYPADEFKGRYGKEDLPKE, encoded by the coding sequence GTGACCCACGACGAGAAGAGGACTTCGCCTGTGACCGATCCGCCGCCATCTCTGCAAGCACGCATCAACGCCATCTCGGACGACGCGGCCACGCCGGTCGCTCAGCTGCGTGACATGGTCTCGCACTTCGTTGCCGAACGCGACTGGCACCAGTTCCACGCCCCCAAGAACATCAGCATGGCCCTGGCGATCGAAGCGGCCGAACTGATGGAGCACTTCCAGTGGATCACCGTGGAAGCATCCCGCGCCGACATGGAAGCCGACAAGCGCGCCGCCATCGGCGAAGAAATTGCTGACGTGATGTGCTATGCGATGGCGCTGTGCAACGAGATGGGTTTTGACGTCGCCACGCTGATGCGCGAGAAGATGAAGAAGAACGTCGCGAAGTACCCGGCGGATGAGTTTAAGGGGCGGTATGGGAAAGAGGATCTTCCGAAGGAATAG
- a CDS encoding superantigen-like protein SSL4 has protein sequence MTLIQSQQSKTRVRLTRLSAQLIAASLLFGGMQTAWGQGAESRWSPSNPPTPAMVHMPQKPQDNGLRRLPPIDQEIAPKAEPSSVTPTEKPVEKPKIAAKPQSAALAAQKAEPVNWSSPNIVIGPETSARMVSHEEIVSVAKRQMKPSRYSSASETAPAAAAPTTQSRFTQRAAEKPKQEVESEADKPAAAVFARVFDEEAETPGISQPEVATLDSGLSPIFACRLLGLRATKSESTTLR, from the coding sequence ATGACGCTCATCCAAAGCCAACAGTCGAAAACTCGAGTTCGCTTAACGCGACTTTCCGCGCAATTAATTGCCGCATCTCTTCTGTTTGGGGGGATGCAAACCGCCTGGGGGCAAGGTGCCGAATCGCGTTGGTCCCCCTCGAACCCGCCAACACCGGCGATGGTGCACATGCCACAAAAGCCGCAAGATAACGGTCTTCGCCGCTTACCCCCCATCGACCAGGAAATAGCGCCCAAAGCGGAACCATCGTCTGTTACGCCCACCGAGAAGCCTGTCGAAAAGCCCAAAATTGCGGCCAAACCGCAATCTGCGGCATTGGCGGCTCAAAAAGCGGAGCCGGTCAATTGGTCGAGTCCCAACATCGTGATTGGCCCGGAAACTTCTGCCCGGATGGTGAGTCACGAAGAAATCGTCTCCGTTGCGAAGCGGCAGATGAAGCCGTCTCGCTATTCCAGTGCCTCGGAAACAGCTCCCGCGGCAGCCGCACCCACGACGCAGTCGCGCTTCACCCAACGGGCCGCGGAAAAACCGAAGCAGGAAGTCGAGTCGGAAGCCGACAAACCGGCCGCCGCGGTCTTTGCCCGAGTGTTCGACGAAGAAGCCGAAACGCCAGGGATTTCGCAGCCGGAAGTTGCCACCCTCGATTCTGGGCTTTCTCCGATCTTCGCCTGCCGTCTGCTCGGCCTGCGAGCGACCAAGTCGGAATCGACGACGCTCCGTTAA